Proteins from a single region of Thermoanaerobaculia bacterium:
- a CDS encoding DUF4339 domain-containing protein, with product MASYRSDDPYYLSRGGQQYGPYTWEALCELGINGNLYPGDQIWSESLGTWTSIETIPELKQYITTVQTGRPKWLIPATLTLFGLAVILVAAVLFRQTTRLTVKEYYPRSGPAGSCVLLEISKSVEPEHVKILCEDHNLAFSYLGDNCYSVILPTDPSSNQIRLLYKDKEADSVSFAVLQPEITLLHEEKLRPSPTGQRIESKAGISVTLPGEFLDKQRYLTISRVTNPAVPRQDPFHDLEYIDITIDGLSQLKDYIEIGIPYDPSLIDPSIPLEANFDPAYWNEEEQKWIDVYYRVDPDSHKVYFITDHLCVSVIGLGTAAITVGVASEIGERLLNDKYISRDKKVRILYSDAGLQQLFPNKKWEARIAPAKLHTGNWYNPKISSAVQDFGHILDISLARYMREGFADPTVKTVWGKHVYNRYVKVKVDSWYNAGGEMSHDTFWDQINVPSYLINTYFYDENMTARDTFEDRFTRLKAFLSHELFHVFQRPYYSITIALIQTPHLWWREACAEWASHDLAKIPDRPGWYKDAPYISDRISYNYLKYPLSTIGNQTGTVVGNGLEYQYVTAIFLRFLVREKGFNIKELTERVALDSGADPLRPLRKYVRRQTGKSFDEVYAEFANWLLKTTGLKLFDKIDLKSNAVVAERTVPVFVPDKETTVRVYQLCAENKDPQRISVYKLPGDREHLTQNETPAARLDDCFPETAEIEVSHGDYLAVVISNGTEWPQKSGLTIQARPEEKWENIFYETVETKPDGTTKVLVFKVSSEAIFIDPSKIENAIHGEEYTFKVKVAGLPEQQKEAELDYDFGDRQKDSTGKITVSLNRGEGTFTLKHTFKPVPNVNKSREPTKYTLTVQMKRKDEKPLTGKSEIFLAPVELVVTPRHSVGPPGATFDLEAYARPEAVYKYKWEMEGEAEAFEDQGKTSGIAPALEKEGEFFITVKLFDLEGTLLTTDRVTVMITKADEPEEGKGYWKLAQVEKIEKNIRAMKESDPSLYNNAKSYCDENFSSSVAIERGKLKIDYTGKIQKSRGGETEEIDFTATWTDPGETIHPGRKTIKLSAKEMGKSQFQQRNDVNIDARISFSTGDEGDLAGGISQGIGMFSSPHYGWNCQTRVHLAGRGPLNDSCTITPTIPDGEEGRKLAFVVKTDSKMGTGQLTMIYDWVDTQEKEPEPETPGYWELTRIWQETWEDDFNNKDKVPINLSGNSFTYSRVFQDLTNAFHFDYAGSWEQMPKTVPHDTVMETTLRIDSIKMTYADSSGGACAQLNSGWDRFKNKTDTPKPDWISHGWSFEGVCAGGKDKDFPKSKIIKWSLKLWPEDGAKQVVTVRAMAYSVRSSSVAHTYYEYTFRKDPNWKW from the coding sequence TTGGCTTCATATAGAAGTGACGACCCATACTACCTTTCCCGCGGGGGTCAGCAGTACGGCCCCTATACATGGGAAGCGCTATGTGAACTCGGCATCAACGGCAACCTCTACCCGGGGGATCAGATCTGGTCGGAGTCCCTTGGGACATGGACCTCCATTGAAACGATTCCGGAACTGAAACAATATATCACCACGGTACAAACCGGGAGACCGAAGTGGCTTATTCCTGCAACCCTGACGCTGTTCGGCCTTGCCGTCATCCTCGTAGCGGCTGTTCTCTTTCGTCAGACTACCCGCCTGACCGTTAAAGAGTACTACCCCAGAAGCGGCCCGGCCGGATCCTGTGTTCTTCTGGAGATCAGCAAGAGTGTCGAACCCGAGCATGTAAAAATTCTCTGCGAAGATCACAATCTAGCCTTTTCTTACCTGGGTGACAATTGCTATTCCGTAATCCTTCCCACGGATCCTTCATCGAATCAGATCCGTCTTCTCTACAAGGATAAGGAGGCAGATTCCGTCTCTTTCGCCGTTCTTCAGCCGGAAATCACGCTCCTGCACGAAGAAAAGCTGAGACCCTCCCCCACAGGTCAAAGGATTGAATCGAAAGCAGGGATCTCCGTCACTCTGCCCGGGGAGTTCCTGGACAAACAGCGATACCTTACGATTTCCAGAGTGACGAACCCGGCTGTTCCCAGGCAGGATCCCTTCCATGATTTGGAGTATATTGACATTACAATTGACGGACTGTCGCAGCTGAAGGATTACATAGAAATTGGGATTCCCTACGATCCATCGCTTATCGATCCCTCCATTCCCCTGGAAGCCAACTTTGATCCCGCCTACTGGAATGAAGAGGAACAGAAGTGGATTGATGTCTACTACCGTGTGGACCCGGACTCACACAAAGTCTACTTCATCACGGACCACCTCTGCGTTTCAGTCATAGGTCTCGGCACTGCGGCCATTACTGTCGGTGTCGCTTCAGAGATCGGAGAGCGGCTCCTGAACGACAAGTACATCTCCCGGGACAAGAAGGTCCGGATCCTCTACTCCGATGCGGGTCTTCAACAACTGTTTCCAAACAAAAAATGGGAAGCCAGGATCGCCCCGGCCAAACTTCACACGGGAAACTGGTATAACCCGAAGATATCCTCTGCAGTCCAGGATTTCGGCCATATCCTCGATATCTCCCTGGCCCGCTATATGCGGGAAGGCTTTGCCGACCCGACCGTCAAGACGGTGTGGGGGAAGCACGTCTATAACCGCTACGTGAAGGTCAAGGTGGATTCCTGGTATAACGCCGGGGGGGAAATGTCCCATGACACCTTCTGGGACCAGATCAATGTTCCTTCCTACCTGATCAACACCTACTTTTATGATGAAAACATGACGGCCAGGGATACCTTTGAGGACCGTTTCACCAGGTTGAAGGCCTTCCTTTCCCATGAGCTTTTCCATGTTTTTCAGCGCCCCTATTACAGCATCACGATCGCATTAATACAAACTCCTCACCTCTGGTGGAGAGAGGCGTGCGCAGAGTGGGCATCCCACGACCTGGCAAAGATCCCCGACCGCCCGGGGTGGTACAAAGACGCACCCTACATCTCCGATCGGATCAGCTATAACTACCTCAAATACCCGCTCAGTACGATAGGAAATCAAACCGGAACGGTCGTAGGAAACGGTCTTGAGTACCAGTATGTGACCGCCATCTTCCTGCGCTTTTTAGTCCGGGAGAAGGGTTTCAATATTAAGGAATTGACAGAAAGGGTCGCCCTCGATTCCGGAGCCGACCCTTTGCGGCCTTTGAGAAAATATGTCCGCCGGCAGACCGGAAAGAGCTTTGATGAGGTCTACGCTGAATTTGCCAACTGGCTTCTTAAAACCACCGGGCTCAAGCTGTTTGACAAAATCGACCTCAAGAGCAACGCTGTGGTGGCTGAACGCACGGTTCCAGTTTTTGTCCCGGACAAAGAGACCACCGTCCGCGTCTACCAGCTCTGCGCCGAAAATAAAGATCCCCAGCGGATCAGCGTCTATAAGCTGCCGGGAGACCGGGAGCACCTCACCCAGAACGAGACACCTGCAGCCAGGCTCGATGACTGTTTTCCGGAGACGGCAGAGATTGAGGTCTCCCATGGAGATTACCTGGCCGTGGTCATTTCGAATGGGACTGAATGGCCCCAAAAAAGCGGCCTGACGATCCAGGCCCGCCCGGAGGAAAAGTGGGAGAACATATTTTACGAAACGGTGGAAACAAAGCCGGATGGCACGACGAAGGTCCTGGTTTTCAAGGTGAGCAGTGAGGCCATCTTCATTGACCCGTCGAAGATCGAAAATGCGATCCATGGTGAAGAGTACACCTTCAAAGTCAAGGTGGCAGGCCTTCCGGAACAGCAAAAAGAGGCTGAGTTGGACTATGATTTTGGAGACAGGCAGAAAGACTCCACCGGAAAGATCACGGTTTCGCTGAACAGGGGTGAGGGCACCTTCACACTTAAACACACCTTTAAGCCGGTCCCTAACGTAAATAAATCCAGAGAACCGACGAAATACACGCTCACCGTGCAAATGAAGAGGAAAGATGAAAAACCTCTCACAGGTAAATCCGAAATCTTCCTGGCACCTGTTGAGCTGGTCGTCACTCCGCGGCACTCCGTCGGCCCGCCTGGAGCTACGTTCGACCTGGAAGCTTACGCCCGGCCCGAAGCCGTCTACAAATACAAGTGGGAGATGGAGGGTGAAGCCGAAGCCTTTGAAGATCAAGGCAAGACTTCCGGTATCGCCCCGGCCCTGGAAAAAGAGGGAGAATTTTTCATCACTGTAAAACTCTTTGACCTGGAGGGAACCCTCCTGACGACAGACCGGGTAACGGTTATGATCACAAAGGCAGATGAACCTGAAGAGGGCAAAGGTTACTGGAAGCTGGCGCAAGTAGAAAAGATTGAAAAAAACATTCGGGCGATGAAAGAGAGTGACCCTTCGCTTTACAACAATGCCAAATCCTATTGCGATGAAAACTTCTCCTCTTCGGTTGCGATAGAGCGGGGAAAGCTGAAGATCGACTACACCGGAAAAATCCAGAAGAGCAGGGGCGGTGAGACAGAAGAGATCGATTTCACCGCCACCTGGACAGACCCGGGGGAAACCATTCACCCGGGCAGAAAAACCATAAAGCTTTCCGCAAAGGAAATGGGAAAAAGCCAGTTTCAACAGAGAAACGACGTAAACATCGACGCACGCATCTCTTTTTCTACCGGGGACGAGGGCGATCTCGCAGGGGGTATCAGCCAGGGCATCGGAATGTTCAGCAGCCCACACTACGGGTGGAACTGTCAGACCAGAGTCCATCTGGCAGGGAGAGGGCCACTCAATGACAGCTGCACCATAACACCCACCATCCCCGATGGTGAAGAGGGCCGCAAGCTGGCTTTTGTGGTCAAAACCGATTCAAAGATGGGAACAGGACAGTTGACCATGATCTACGACTGGGTGGACACTCAGGAAAAGGAGCCTGAACCTGAAACACCGGGCTACTGGGAACTGACCAGAATATGGCAGGAAACATGGGAAGATGATTTCAACAACAAGGACAAGGTTCCCATTAACCTGTCTGGAAACTCGTTTACCTACTCAAGAGTTTTCCAGGACTTAACAAACGCGTTCCATTTCGACTATGCGGGAAGCTGGGAGCAGATGCCGAAAACGGTACCCCATGACACGGTCATGGAAACCACTCTTCGAATAGACAGCATAAAGATGACATATGCCGACTCTTCTGGAGGCGCCTGTGCTCAACTGAACAGCGGCTGGGACCGCTTTAAAAATAAAACAGATACACCGAAGCCGGACTGGATATCTCATGGCTGGTCATTCGAGGGGGTTTGCGCGGGCGGGAAAGATAAAGACTTTCCAAAATCAAAAATAATTAAGTGGAGCCTGAAATTATGGCCTGAAGATGGGGCAAAGCAGGTTGTCACCGTCCGCGCTATGGCCTACTCCGTCCGATCCTCATCCGTCGCCCACACCTACTACGAATACACCTTCAGGAAAGACCCCAATTGGAAGTGGTAG
- a CDS encoding 2-hydroxymuconate tautomerase family protein, with translation MPIVTIEGPPIEESRKRNLVCEITEVMAKIYEFPAAEIIILIKENRAENVGLGGKLVKDLHEGEE, from the coding sequence ATGCCGATTGTAACGATTGAAGGTCCCCCCATCGAGGAATCCAGGAAAAGAAATCTGGTATGTGAAATTACGGAAGTAATGGCGAAGATCTATGAATTTCCCGCCGCGGAGATCATCATTCTCATCAAGGAGAACCGGGCAGAGAACGTAGGCCTTGGCGGAAAGCTCGTCAAAGATCTGCACGAAGGGGAAGAATAG
- a CDS encoding type II toxin-antitoxin system PemK/MazF family toxin, whose amino-acid sequence MRILPCRGEIWYADLNTVRGREQAGRRPVLIVSMDTFNHGPADLVAILPLTTRDRGIPLHVPIQPPEGGLKEISYILCDMVRTIARERLLEPWGKISIMTMNSVEDRVRILLGL is encoded by the coding sequence TTGAGAATATTACCCTGCAGAGGTGAGATCTGGTACGCCGATCTCAATACAGTACGAGGACGGGAACAAGCGGGTAGACGACCTGTATTAATCGTGTCGATGGATACATTCAATCATGGGCCGGCAGATCTCGTTGCCATTTTGCCACTGACTACCCGCGATCGAGGCATACCGCTTCATGTTCCTATTCAACCTCCGGAGGGAGGATTGAAAGAAATAAGTTATATCCTCTGTGACATGGTTCGAACTATAGCCCGCGAAAGGCTGCTCGAACCCTGGGGGAAAATCAGTATCATGACAATGAACTCGGTGGAAGACAGGGTGCGAATCCTGCTTGGGTTATGA
- a CDS encoding ribbon-helix-helix protein, CopG family: MATTVRIDEETHALLKEIAKGENISMHLLLRRALETYRREGILREANRAYGLLREDSRAWDELLQEREKLDGLLDEGISEGEES; encoded by the coding sequence ATGGCAACGACAGTGCGAATTGATGAAGAGACCCACGCGCTCTTAAAGGAAATCGCAAAAGGGGAAAATATCTCAATGCACCTGCTCCTGCGTAGAGCGCTGGAAACATACAGGAGAGAAGGCATTCTTCGAGAAGCCAATCGGGCCTATGGTCTTTTGCGAGAAGATTCCAGAGCGTGGGATGAACTGCTTCAAGAACGAGAAAAGTTGGATGGTCTTCTGGACGAGGGCATCTCTGAGGGAGAAGAGAGTTGA
- the cphA gene encoding cyanophycin synthetase gives MNPDTDALPNPADLKVFESYEIAPGPLTVRDIRIMQGANYFSGGAVVIFRIDLGEYDEVFTGEIAGFHDELSKRLPSLKEHHCSVGEPGGFLLRVKEGTLLGHVTEHVAIELQTLAGMDAGYGKTRSTSEQGVYNVVFRFLDEAAGVYAGKAAVNLVNAILKGEDFPVSPVIEALVQIRERRLLGPSTQAIVDAAAEREIPFLRLDQYNLVQLGTGRYRKWIRATLTSDTSLIAVETADDKELTLSILKDAGIPVPATVEVLEPGRLPALLNELGGSITLKPRRGHRGEGVTTSISDPDELPAAFEAASSIDPRVLAQTHVPGSTYRFLVMDYQLTAAVKLAPPVITGDGSKTVAELVEALNQEPGRGPGDKDLLSTVTLDIETLRILKRAGVHQGTVLPEGQTLRLKTSGSLSLGGSAEDVTDTVHPMNRFLAERACRALGLNVAGVDVIAKDCSQSILETEGAVIEVNAAPDFRMHLNPTRGESRPVAKALVSMLFPAGTPTRVPVYSVTGTLGKTICVNLLAHCLTKAGHICGVTSTEGLFIDGRRIMKGDLTYPEQVALVLKDPTITCAVLETSREGILRRGLGYTFADAGIILNMFDDHVGRDDIRYLEDLAYAKSVVAEQVYGDGVAVLSADHELVTEMAKRVYTPLIYFSSNDQNPVLRQHVRDGGIGIAVDRDQIVILDSRDRHLFLRLDEIPLTFHGRAALTLDSILGALSALYGKGIPLDSLRESFATFFPTPEVIPGRLNLLQMGTTTLLLDYAHNAAGFRALHPFVKSFQKRAIGILDAAGDRSDEEILNLGRIAAETYNALVLYEGYDRRGREEGEILQLLKEGALTGGISPECLHAVPEPEEAWQMGLSLAQPDELVVLLSPRPESTMAFLLEEASRRGVKLTPGVVSWINTR, from the coding sequence TTGAACCCTGACACCGATGCTCTGCCCAACCCGGCGGACCTGAAGGTCTTCGAGTCCTACGAAATCGCCCCGGGACCGCTCACGGTCCGGGACATCCGGATCATGCAGGGCGCCAACTATTTCAGCGGCGGGGCCGTGGTGATTTTTCGAATCGACCTGGGGGAATACGACGAAGTCTTCACCGGGGAGATTGCCGGATTTCACGATGAACTGTCAAAACGCCTTCCTTCGCTGAAGGAACATCACTGCTCGGTGGGGGAGCCGGGAGGTTTTCTTCTTCGCGTAAAGGAGGGAACTCTCCTGGGCCATGTTACCGAGCATGTCGCCATCGAACTTCAGACCCTGGCCGGGATGGATGCAGGTTACGGTAAAACGCGGAGCACAAGTGAGCAGGGTGTCTATAATGTTGTCTTCCGCTTCCTGGACGAGGCAGCCGGCGTCTATGCCGGTAAGGCTGCGGTAAATCTTGTCAATGCCATCCTGAAGGGGGAAGATTTTCCCGTTTCTCCGGTGATCGAGGCTCTGGTGCAAATCAGAGAGAGGCGTTTGCTCGGCCCCAGTACCCAGGCCATCGTGGACGCTGCTGCCGAGCGAGAAATCCCTTTTCTGAGGCTGGATCAGTACAACCTCGTTCAGCTTGGGACCGGCCGCTACCGGAAATGGATCCGCGCCACGCTGACCTCGGATACGAGCCTGATTGCTGTGGAGACGGCGGATGACAAGGAACTCACGCTTTCGATCCTGAAAGATGCCGGAATTCCGGTTCCGGCGACCGTGGAAGTGCTTGAACCCGGCAGGCTTCCTGCTCTCCTGAATGAGCTCGGCGGATCAATTACGCTTAAACCCCGGAGGGGTCACCGGGGGGAAGGCGTGACGACTTCAATCTCTGACCCCGATGAACTTCCCGCCGCTTTTGAGGCGGCTTCCTCCATTGATCCGAGGGTCCTGGCTCAGACCCACGTCCCCGGTTCAACGTACCGGTTCCTTGTGATGGATTATCAGCTCACAGCTGCCGTGAAGCTCGCACCGCCGGTGATCACCGGTGATGGATCCAAAACTGTGGCCGAGCTTGTGGAGGCTCTGAATCAGGAGCCTGGAAGAGGTCCGGGTGACAAGGATCTTCTCTCGACCGTGACGTTAGATATTGAGACACTCCGAATCCTGAAAAGGGCGGGTGTCCATCAGGGTACCGTATTGCCGGAGGGTCAGACCCTTCGTTTGAAAACCTCCGGATCCCTCTCCCTGGGGGGTTCCGCAGAGGATGTCACCGATACCGTTCACCCCATGAACCGATTCCTCGCCGAGAGGGCCTGCAGGGCCCTGGGCCTCAATGTGGCAGGGGTGGACGTCATCGCGAAAGACTGCTCCCAGTCCATCCTGGAAACTGAGGGTGCTGTCATCGAGGTCAACGCGGCACCGGACTTCCGAATGCATTTGAACCCCACACGTGGGGAGTCCAGGCCTGTGGCCAAAGCCCTGGTTTCGATGCTCTTTCCGGCGGGTACACCCACACGGGTGCCTGTCTATTCCGTCACCGGGACGCTGGGAAAGACGATTTGTGTCAACCTTCTGGCCCATTGCCTCACAAAGGCCGGACATATCTGCGGAGTCACATCCACGGAAGGCCTCTTCATCGACGGGCGGCGGATTATGAAAGGGGATCTCACGTACCCCGAGCAGGTCGCTCTTGTTCTTAAGGATCCCACGATTACCTGTGCCGTTCTGGAAACTTCCAGGGAAGGCATTCTTCGAAGGGGGCTCGGGTACACCTTTGCCGATGCCGGCATCATCCTGAATATGTTTGATGATCACGTGGGAAGGGATGACATCCGCTATCTTGAGGATCTGGCCTATGCAAAGTCCGTTGTGGCCGAACAGGTTTACGGTGACGGTGTCGCCGTCCTCTCCGCCGACCACGAACTGGTTACGGAAATGGCGAAGAGGGTATATACTCCCCTGATCTATTTTTCCTCAAACGATCAGAACCCTGTCCTCAGACAGCATGTTCGGGATGGCGGGATTGGCATAGCCGTGGATCGGGATCAGATCGTGATTCTGGATTCCCGAGACCGCCACCTGTTCCTCAGGCTCGATGAGATTCCTCTGACATTCCACGGGAGGGCTGCCCTGACCCTGGATTCCATCCTGGGAGCGCTGTCTGCCCTGTATGGGAAGGGGATTCCCCTCGACTCCCTGAGGGAAAGCTTTGCAACCTTTTTCCCCACCCCGGAGGTGATCCCGGGGCGCCTTAACCTTCTCCAGATGGGAACAACCACGCTCCTGTTGGATTATGCCCACAACGCCGCCGGTTTCCGGGCCCTTCACCCCTTCGTGAAATCCTTTCAAAAGCGGGCGATCGGGATCCTTGACGCCGCAGGGGACCGCAGTGATGAGGAGATCCTCAATCTCGGACGGATCGCCGCTGAGACATACAATGCCCTTGTTCTTTATGAGGGCTATGACCGGAGAGGCCGGGAGGAGGGCGAAATCCTTCAACTGCTCAAGGAGGGTGCCCTGACAGGCGGCATTTCCCCCGAATGCCTGCATGCGGTTCCCGAGCCCGAGGAAGCCTGGCAGATGGGGTTGTCCCTTGCTCAACCGGACGAGCTCGTGGTTCTCCTGTCCCCACGGCCCGAATCTACGATGGCCTTTCTATTGGAAGAAGCGTCCCGCAGGGGAGTTAAGCTGACACCCGGTGTTGTTTCCTGGATCAATACCAGGTGA